The Cygnus atratus isolate AKBS03 ecotype Queensland, Australia chromosome 2, CAtr_DNAZoo_HiC_assembly, whole genome shotgun sequence genome window below encodes:
- the NHLRC1 gene encoding E3 ubiquitin-protein ligase NHLRC1 — protein sequence MAAAEAGEAELGLLECRVCFEPYGPGGQRRPRNLPCGHVLCRGCVGALGGRGRLECPFCRRACGPSDTSDCLPLLQLLEVLGPTCSILPAAGSATPGAPGLRLALGGWGALVNPTGVAACPKSGRLAVAHDGKKRIHVFGPSGSCLHRFGERGEAGNDIKYPLDVAVTADGHVVVTDGGDRAVKAFDWEGRGALAVREGFCLPWGLDATPESDVILTDAEAGALYRLTADFGKGELKKCQMLRSKLTSPRGVAVCQTSGAVVVIEHLKARGPNNSSTRIKIFSADMDLVGQMDSFGLNLFFPSKIYTTAVAFDKEGRIVVTDVCSQAVICLGKPGEFPIFNPLISHGLSYPIGLTYTANNSLVVLDSGDHTVKIYSST from the coding sequence atggcggcggcggaggcgggcGAGGCGGAGCTGGGCCTGCTGGAGTGCCGGGTGTGCTTCGAGCCCTACGGCCCcggcgggcagcggcggccgCGCAACCTGCCCTGCGGCCACGTCCTCTGCCGAGGCTGCGTGGGCGCCctgggcggccggggccggctgGAGTGCCCCTTCTGCCGGCGGGCCTGCGGCCCCTCGGACACCAGCGACTGCCTgccgctgctgcagctgctcgaGGTGCTGGGCCCGACCTGCAGCATCCTCCCGGCCGCGGGCAGCGCCACCCCCGGGGCTCCGGGGCTGCGGCTGGCCCTGGGCGGCTGGGGGGCTCTGGTCAACCCCACGGGGGTGGCGGCGTGCCCCAAGTCGGGGCGCTTGGCGGTGGCCCACGACGGCAAGAAGAGGATCCACGTCTTCGGGCCGAGCGGGTCCTGCCTGCACCGCTTTGGGGAGCGCGGGGAGGCGGGCAACGATATCAAGTACCCGCTCGACGTGGCCGTCACGGCGGATGGGCACGTGGTGGTCACTGACGGCGGGGACCGCGCGGTGAAGGCCTTCgactgggagggaaggggggccTTGGCGGTGCGAGAGGGCTTCTGCCTGCCATGGGGCTTGGACGCCACCCCGGAGAGCGACGTGATCCTGACGGACGCGGAGGCAGGAGCTCTCTACCGCCTGACGGCCGACTTTGGAAAGGGCGAGCTGAAGAAGTGCCAGATGCTCCGGTCCAAGTTAACCAGCCCCAGAGGGGTGGCGGTCTGCCAGACCTCGGGCGCTGTTGTGGTGATAGAGCACCTGAAGGCCAGGGGGCCCAACAACAGCAGCACCCGGATAAAGATATTCAGTGCAGATATGGATCTCGTGGGACAGATGGATAGCTTTGGCCTGAacctctttttcccctccaaaataTACACGACGGCTGTGGCCTTTGACAAAGAGGGTCGCATCGTAGTAACAGATGTCTGTAGCCAGGCTGTGATATGCTTAGGGAAACCTGGGGAGTTTCCCATCTTTAACCCTCTAATTAGCCACGGGCTTTCATACCCCATAGGACTGACTTACACAGCAAACAATTCCCTCGTAGTTTTAGACAGCGGTGATCACACAGTAAAAATCTATAGCTCCACCTGA